Proteins found in one Nocardia brasiliensis ATCC 700358 genomic segment:
- a CDS encoding acyl-CoA dehydrogenase family protein yields the protein MTFDLTPTAAQHDLAKRAHEFARDCIRPVAAHYDKAQEFPWPVLEEAAERGFYSPLFYRDLIGDPTGLSLPMFMEEVFWGCAGIGLAVVMPALALSAIGKAATPEQMLRWAPECFGTPGDLKLAALAISEPEGGSDVRNLRTRATRDGDDWIIDGHKMWIGNGGIADVHVVNAVVDEELGHRGQALFVIPGGTTGLELVRKLDKLGCRASHTAELKFDRVRIPGDHLLGGLDKLEHTLAARRAAARGNGRSGSVTLGTFEQTRPMVAAQALGIARAALEYMTGYAKEREAFGAPIIDNQGIAFPIADLATQLDAARLLTWRASWMAANGVPFERGEGSMSKLAASEVAVRATERAIQTLGGWGYITDHPVEKWYRDAKLYTIFEGTSEIQRIVISHALGAAEGRPPLHVDLAPSGGPLSKVFGRGTATRTKAAAAALNLKDRVPQPIVQAAMRLLRPPR from the coding sequence ACTGCATCAGGCCGGTGGCCGCGCACTATGACAAAGCCCAAGAGTTTCCGTGGCCGGTACTCGAAGAGGCCGCCGAACGCGGGTTCTACAGCCCGCTGTTCTACCGCGACCTGATCGGCGACCCCACGGGGCTGTCCCTCCCCATGTTCATGGAGGAGGTGTTCTGGGGTTGCGCCGGGATCGGGCTCGCGGTGGTGATGCCCGCGCTGGCCCTGTCGGCGATCGGCAAGGCCGCCACGCCCGAGCAGATGTTGCGGTGGGCCCCCGAGTGTTTCGGAACGCCCGGCGATCTGAAGCTGGCGGCGCTCGCGATCTCGGAACCGGAGGGCGGCAGCGACGTCCGTAATCTGCGCACCCGGGCGACCCGCGACGGCGACGACTGGATCATCGACGGCCACAAGATGTGGATCGGCAACGGCGGCATCGCCGACGTGCACGTGGTCAACGCGGTGGTGGACGAGGAACTCGGGCATCGCGGCCAGGCGCTGTTCGTGATCCCCGGCGGCACAACGGGTTTGGAGCTGGTCCGCAAGCTCGACAAACTCGGTTGCCGGGCCTCGCACACGGCGGAGCTGAAATTCGATCGGGTGCGGATCCCCGGGGACCATCTGCTCGGCGGCCTGGACAAGCTCGAACACACGTTGGCCGCGCGCCGGGCCGCGGCCCGCGGCAACGGGCGTTCCGGCTCGGTCACGCTGGGGACGTTCGAGCAGACCCGCCCGATGGTGGCGGCGCAGGCGCTGGGGATCGCCAGGGCGGCTTTGGAATACATGACCGGGTACGCGAAAGAACGGGAAGCGTTCGGCGCGCCGATCATCGACAACCAGGGCATCGCCTTCCCGATCGCCGATCTGGCCACCCAGCTCGACGCCGCGCGGCTGCTGACCTGGCGTGCCTCCTGGATGGCGGCCAACGGGGTGCCGTTCGAACGCGGCGAAGGATCGATGTCGAAGCTGGCGGCCAGCGAGGTCGCGGTGCGCGCCACCGAACGCGCGATCCAGACCCTCGGCGGCTGGGGCTACATCACCGATCACCCGGTGGAGAAGTGGTACCGAGATGCCAAGCTGTACACCATCTTCGAGGGCACCAGCGAGATCCAGCGGATCGTGATCTCGCACGCACTCGGCGCGGCCGAGGGTCGGCCGCCGCTGCACGTCGACCTCGCCCCCTCCGGCGGACCCCTCAGCAAGGTCTTCGGCCGCGGCACCGCCACCAGAACCAAAGCCGCAGCAGCAGCCCTGAACCTCAAAGACCGCGTCCCCCAACCCATAGTCCAGGCCGCGATGCGCCTACTCCGCCCGCCTCGCTGA